CTTCGCGAACCACTCGAACGGCTTGAACGACGACAGCCGCATGATCGCGAGCACCGTGCCCCACACGATGCCGACCACGATCGCGAGAATCGTGATCTTGAACGTGACGACGGCGCCCGTCCACAGCGTCGGCAGTGCGCCCGGAATACCGCTCCAGTCGAAATGATGCATCACTTGCCTCCGATATAGCCAGGCAACCGGCTCTTGGCTTCGACGATGCGCATCAGCGTCATCACAATCAGGTTGATGAGCAGGTACGCGACCGTGACGGCGATGAACGACTCATAGGTCTGCGCCGTGTAGTCGACGAGCTGGCGCGCCTGAGCGGACAGATCCAGCAGACCGATGGTCGATGCAACGGCAGAGTTCTTGAAGATGTTCAGGAACTCCGACGTGAGCGGCGGCACGATGATCCGGTACGCGACGGGCAAGAGCACGTAACGATACGTCTGCCATTGCGTGAAGCCAAGCGCAAAGCCCGCGCCGCGCTGGCCGCGCGGCAGCGCGTTGATGCCCGAGCGGACCTGCTCGCACACACGCGCGGCGGTGAACAGCCCGAGACAGATGATCGACGACGAGAAGAACTGCGCGCCAGGCGGCAGCTGCTTGAACCATGTGCCGATCGAAACGGGCAGCAGCTCGGGTATCACCAGATACCAGATGAAGAACTGAACGATCAGCGGAATGTTACGGAAGATGGCGACGTAGACGGTGCCGATCGCCGCGAGGCGCGGGTTCTGGACCGTGCGCAGCACGCCGAAGAACGACCCGACGATCAGCGCGATCACCCACGCGCACAGCGAAACGGTGACCGTCACCCAGAGACCGGACAGCAGCCAGCCGAGATAGGTGGTCGGCTCGCCGGTGGAAACCGGACTCAGCAGAATGCCCCAGTTCCAGTGGTATGACATGACGAAGACTCCAACAAAAAGAAACGGAAGAAGCGCTTGCCCCTTCCGTTCTGTTCAACACGTTGACTGTTCAGCTAA
This is a stretch of genomic DNA from Paraburkholderia caribensis. It encodes these proteins:
- a CDS encoding amino acid ABC transporter permease, which codes for MSYHWNWGILLSPVSTGEPTTYLGWLLSGLWVTVTVSLCAWVIALIVGSFFGVLRTVQNPRLAAIGTVYVAIFRNIPLIVQFFIWYLVIPELLPVSIGTWFKQLPPGAQFFSSSIICLGLFTAARVCEQVRSGINALPRGQRGAGFALGFTQWQTYRYVLLPVAYRIIVPPLTSEFLNIFKNSAVASTIGLLDLSAQARQLVDYTAQTYESFIAVTVAYLLINLIVMTLMRIVEAKSRLPGYIGGK